Below is a genomic region from Eulemur rufifrons isolate Redbay chromosome 24, OSU_ERuf_1, whole genome shotgun sequence.
GGAACTTAATCCCTCCATGAATGGTTGGTCACCTGTAAAATGATGATAACTTTCCACTTTAGTAAGGATTATACAACTGATACTGTACTTATAAACTTCCTAGTGCCtcacacacagtaagtgcttagttaatattaacattattgCTCCTAGGATTGAAGAAATGTTACTTCAGCCACCCAAGCTAGAACCTTaactccttcctctcccttcctctgcaTGTTCAACCCATCACCACAATGGATCAAGTTTATCCCTAAATACTCTAAATCattcctttctccccaccccatggcCTCTCCACAGCAACTCTCCACATTCAGGCCCTCATTGTTTCTTGCGTAGCACGTTCTATGGGGCTCCAGTCCAGGCCCATCCAGTTGAGTCCCTGTGCTGCTGTCCAGGTGACCCTTGAAGACATCAACTTGATCATGTCACCATCTTTTATGGCCTCGCATGGCGCACAGTATTGGAATCACCTGAAGGGTAGGGGATTGTTAAAAATACAGGCTCAATAATATCACCCTAACTCTACAATAAATTTAGGAATGATTGTTTCAGAGCTGGGAGAAGCGGTTCAGGAAGAGGTCCCCCAGCTGTGGATTCTCCAGAGATTCAAGGTGGATGGAAGTTGGCAGATCCTCCCAGTAGGACACGTGTCCTCCTTTGACTTCTATGTGTGCTTTTCTCAACATGTGGCCCCATTTTCTGTTTCTGGGGATGCAGTAAGTACACAAGCATTTGCACCTTTAGAaaattatgctaaaaaaaaacagaaaagaaaatgttgataacGAAAATCAACTTAAGTCACGGTAGTGGCAAGCTCTTGtcatcctagctacttggaaggccgaggagggaggattgcttggacCCACGAGCTGGCAGCTGCAGTGCACCatgatcgtgcctgtgaatagccactgcgctccagcctggcaccatattgagaccctgtcacttaacaaaaaaaaaaaaaaaaaaaaaaatcaacctaaaTATTGCCTGTGCCATCTGTGGATTCTTCCCAGGAAATAAACCATGTTAAAATAATGGTTAGTAAATGAGGCTCGGCAGTATAGTGTATCTCATCCAAAAATGTAAGGAATGTGTGATCAATTGTATCAGCAGTCATGGGAGAAGCTGTCAGTGACTGATAAGGAGTTGTAAAAGAGAAGACTCAGATTTAAACAGGCTCTTTCCAAAAAGATCATAATGCCGTTCTTGGAGGTGGGAGTCTTCTAGCCACTGAAGAGATGGAGTGGAGAGAAATCCCCTTCTCTAGGCTTGGCTTAAATATTTCACATCAAATGACCTAAGATGCCAAAGGTGGTCCCCAAGTGCCCTGACAATAAAAAGTATCCAGAACATAAGACAAATTACCATCCTAGAAAGCAGGGACTCTGGGAGGACCTTTCACATTCAGGCCGTGCAGTGGGAAATGTACAATTTGGCGTCTCATTGGTATGGTTCGTGGGAGTTTGCAAAGCTCAGACACCTGTCCCTTGAACTTCCTCTCTGTTCTCCCAAAGGGAACACGCCCACACGTGGACCTTTGTTTAAGCGAGAAAGATCTAGAGTTTTAGTGGTGTCATTGGGCCTAGCTTTGCATCGCATTTTTACTATGGCTGCTCGTGTGCGCCCTAAGCATTTGTGCACTTGGTCGAGTGTCCCGAGTGGGGATACTGCAGCCTTCCTTCAGGAAACTGTGAATGACAATGGCCTGCTGGCTGCTGTGACAGCCCCTGTCGCGCGAGAGCGACCCAGCTGGGCCTGAGGGCACCCGAGGCGGTGCTTGCTCGGGCGGGGGCGGGCTCCGGGGAGGGCGGAACAGCCCAGGTCCACAGAGGGCCGGCTGGCTGCTCGTCCTCAGGCCCAGCGAGGCCGCGCGGGTGCTGGGTTCGGGGCAGCCCCGCAGTCCACCCAGAGGCTCCCGCCGCGCCGGAAGCCGGGCCGGGACGCCACCGCCATGAGCGGCCCCCTGCGGCCGGGCCCAAGCGGCTGGCGGCTGGCGGCCACCTTGGTGCTGGCGGCGGGCGGGACGCGCCCGCCCGCCGAGGGCTtccggctgctgctgctgcaccgCTCCGCCAACCAAGGCTTCTTGCCCGGAGCGCACGTGTTCCCCGGCGGCGTGCTGGACGCGGCCGACCGCGCGGCCGAGTGGCGGCGCCTCTTTGCGCCCCACCAAGGGCCGCCGCGCTTCGGTCTGGGCCCGGCGCCGCCTCGGCGCGCGGCCTTCCCGGTGCTGCCCGACGCCCGGCCCGACGGGGACGCCGCGGCGCTGCCCGATGACGTCGCCTTCCGCATCTGCGCCATCCGCGAGGCCTTCGAGGAGGCGGGCGTGCTGCTGCTGCGGCCCCGGGGCTCCGCGCCGGACCCCGCGCCCGGCCGCGCCCTCGCGCTGCCACCCGGCCTGGCCGCCTGGCGCGACCGCGTCCGCCGCGACCCGCGCCGCTTCCTGCACCTGTGCGCGCACCTGGACTGCACGCCCGACATCTGGGCGCTGCACGACTGGAGCGGCTGGTGCACGCCCTTCTCGCGCGGCGCCAGTCGCCGCTTCGACACCGCTTTCTTCCTGTGCTGCCTGCGCGAGCCGCCGCCCGTCTGCCCCGACGCGGCCGAGGTGGTGGGCTGCCAGGTAGGGCTCCTCCCGCCGGGGAGCGGGGGCCACCGCCGGGACTCGAGGGGGACCCCTTCTCAAGGAGGACCCCCTTCCCAAGGCGGACCCCTGCTGGCGGCCAGGGCCCTCCGGGTCTGGGACCAAATGAGTGAGGGACCAAAACATGCCCTTGGTGAGGCGCCTTCTGCTCACCCCACTCCGCTTCGCAGTCTCAAGGCCTCGCCTCTCCCCACGCGCTTCTCCCGGGAGGGCGACTGCGGAGGTCCCAGCCGGCTCTGCACAGTGCTTATATGTGTACACTGATTTCGTCTCTACAGCCCTTTAACTCGGTTTCCTCGCAGAACATACTCTGTATGACTTCAGtctttttatttaagtttattaAGTTTATTGAGACTTGTCTTATGGCCACGAATATGCTCTATCTTAGTGAATGTTCCCCTTTTGCACCTATAAAGAATATACTGCTGTTTGATGGTGTGTTTGTAAACATGTCAGATTAGGTTGAATCTGCTGGTAGTGTCTTTCAGTTCAGGTCTTCCATGTCATGTACTTGTTCCAGCTAATGCAAGGGACTGCATACACATTTAGGACTGTTAAGACTTGATGGACCGACCCTTTGATTGTTATGAAATACCCTTCTTTACTCCtggtaatatttttcttctgagatCTGAAGTTTactctgatattaatatagtcactctttattttgatttgcattaccaGGCTGGAGTACCGAGGcgtgattgtagctcactgcagcctcaaactcctgggcttaaggaatcctcccacctcagcctctgcagtagctgggactatagacacgggccaccatgcctggctaatttaaaaaaatatttttttgtagagatggggtcttgctgtgttgcccaggttggtttcaaactcctagcctcaagcagtcctcctgccttagcctcccaaagtgctgggattataggtgggacccactgtgcccagccctaatAAAGaatccaggctgggcgcggtggctcacgcctgtaattctagcactctgggaggccgaggcgggtggatcgcttgaggtcaggagttagagaccagcctgagcaagagcgagaccccgtctctactaaaaatagaaagaaattatctggccaagccaactaaaatatatatagaaaaaattagccgggcatggtggcgcatgcctgtagtcccagctactcgggaggctgaggcaggaggattgcttcagcccaggagtttgaggttgctgtgagctaggctgaggccacggcactcactctagcccgggcaacaaagcaagactctgcctccaaaaaaaaaaaaaaagaatccttaacCTGGTTtggaacagtggttctcaacaggggTGATTCGCCCTCCCTATCCCCAGGTGCACTTGGCAGTGTATGGAGGCATTTTTGGTCATCGCAacggggccggggtgggggtttgctactgccatctagtgggtagagcccagggatgctgctcaacaTCCCTATTTAAGTATATAGGACAGCAACACAACATAGACTTATCTGGCCTGGTGTCTATAGTGCTGAGGTTCAAGAACTTAGTGGAAACAGAATGGAATTTGGAGCCAGACATCTCCAAAGTCTGAAGCCCAGATTTTCTAATTAAAGGAGCTACctgagtttccttatctgtaaaatgggtgtatgCAGCGTTACCCTAAGGACTAGAAACATTTTATGTAAAGCATTGTGAGCAGTGCTTTACTGAAAACAAGTAAGCGATAAATGATAACCTATTGTAACCTTTGGTCTGGAATAACCTGAACAGATTGGATATTAAGTGGGTTGATGCCCATCATTTAAGTCATCATATTGATAGTTATCTCTGATCTCACACGGTTGCCTTGGACATAGAGAGACTGGGTGGTCCTTTGAGACcaggactttatttatttttgtgtttggtgttttttttttttttttttttgaggcagagtcttgctttgttgcccgggctagagtgagtgctgtggcatcagcctagctcacagcaacctgaaactcctgggctcaagcgatcctcctgcctcagcctcccgggtagctgggactacaggtatgtgccaccatgcccggctaattttttccatgtatatattttagttggccagataatttctttctatttttagtagagatggggtctcgctcttgctcaggctggtctcgaactcctgacctcaagccatccacccgcctcggcctcccagagtgctaggattacaggcatgagccactgcgcgtGGCCAAGAAATTACTTCTGATTAAAATCTAGTGCccggcttgtttttgtttttttaaaagtagttttagcCAACTTCAGAATGATTTGAGGTGCTTATTAAACTCATAGATTGCTGGACCCCGTATCAGGACCCTAGGAATGCGAAGTTCTTCACAGGCTTCACGGGAGATGTTTAAGCATACATAAGCTGGCATACCTTTGACCTGTAGTCATCCAAGGCAGAAATCAATTTCAACTCACTGGCCTTGGGGATGGGAATCAGTTTCTCCCGGTGTAAGTGGATATTTAGTAAGCCAATTAAAGGAGGACTTTTTGGGGTTATCCATGAGTCAGCTCTTTTTACCCAGATGTCTCTGGAAGGAAGGCTGGAGAAGGAGTGCAGCTTGCAGTGATGAACCCACTTAAGTTTAATGGGGAAACACTGCCTGGTTGAAACTCTACAGAGTGACTACACTTCCTGGACTGTAAGCTCAGTCAGGCTCTCTGCCTTCCTTAAAGCCAGTGCTGCTCCTGATCCGTCACCTCCTCTGTAACGTGGCACACATCACACTGTATTTTGGTTGCTGTAGTTCTCCTAGGGCCTAAGAGAGCTTTGTGTCCATCGTCATATACTCAAGCCTTAGCTAAGGTGCCccattgattttattattttattttttgagacaggctcttgctctgtcacctaggctgaggtacagtggtgcaatcatagctcactgcagccttgaactcctgggctcaagtcatcctcctgcctcagcctcccaagcagctgggattgcaggtgtgcgccaccacgcacagctgatttataaattttttatagagacaagatctcactgtgttgcccaggctgttctcaaacttctggcctcaagcaatcctgcctcagtcttccaaaatgctgggattacaggagtgagccactgtgtccggccaAGGTTCCCATTTATGGGAGGAACGAGCAGGCACCAAATTCTCAAACTACTGTGATGATTTTACCCTTCAGAATCTGCCTTCCTTTGGGAGTGACCAGGACCACCTTGCCCTCAGCATCTTCTCCCATTTAGTGCTGAAAAACTGTCCCAGGTCAAGCCTTGGTGGTCTGTCCTTGTTTATTTACTAGTTCTCAGGATCACTGTCCCGATCATCAGCTTCTTAAAAGGAACAATctagcttcatttttttaattttttaattttttcaagtcaACCTGACCTGGGAAAATTCAGCTTTCTTCACCAAGTCTTTTATGTTGTCTCAGAGGGATCTACCAAGGCAAGTGAACGAATTCATTTTCTATCTTCAGTTAGATCTTAGGTAGTGATCTGACGATCTCAAATCTTACATTGTCTGTGGCATAAACCTTAGGAAGCCCCGCCTTTGTCCTTCACAGTGGCTGTCTCCATCCGAGGCAACTCAAAGTTTCATGTCAAAAGAGATTTGGTTGGCACCCCCGCAGTTCTACGAATTAAGAAGACTTGAAAACTTTGCCTCTCTGTCTGACCTGCACAAATTTTGTTTGGATCGTTCGTTAGAAGGGCCGGAAAGGTGGCTGCCAGTGACATTAGTGACCGCTGATGGGATGCTCCAGCTTTTACCAGGTAAATCAGTGAAGCGTCGATGCCTTTGTGAGTGTTTATATTCAGTGCGCTGGGCTGCATCGCAGTTGGCCCAACACAGAGACATGAATTAGTCTGTGTTTTAGAGCCTACAGGGTTTTAATTAAATAAAGtcaaagtttataaaatattcatgttattATAACCAGATAGTCTGAATAATGTCATAAACATACCtctatatgtgtataaatacagTTTCTGGACATTGAAAAACTTTTCTCATATATTagcttttttacattttaattttgaattatgaGAATGTGTAAGTTGTCAACTTATTTGCATTAGGGAACTTGTTTGGGATCGACTGCTGTTGGGCAGATGGAGCTTTTGTGGCAGTTTCGGGAGGGGCCTTGTGACCTGTCTTCATGGCTGCCTGCTCCGTCCTGAGAATAGTGATGAGGGCTGTTCCTCCACCTACAGGTGGAAAATTCAGCAGTTTTCATGTAATTTCTCTAAATTAACCTTGAGATTATCAGAACAGCCCACACTGAAACACCAAAAGTATATGGATATCAAGGCCAATATTAATGTCCATATTGAAGAGAATGAAGAGAATCGTGAACTGTATGAAATTTATAGTTCACAGTGAAAATATGCCAGTCATAGATGTTTCTGTGCCCACAGAAAATTCTGGGCTGGGGAGTTGGGGGAATAttaaaaacacaagaaagaaatTGAGATAACGTTCATAAAATTAGGGTTATTTAACAACTATCTCACTTCCAAACACATCAAATAGGTAAAAAATAAGTACTGATTTATATTTCACTAATATATtggaaagatttataaaataatacttcatggaattaacattttttcatttttcaggtgATGAGCTGTACTTAGAAGATTCAGACTTATTAGAAAAGGTTTTGTCTACTGAAAAAACGACTGAAGAAGTCATGAAGGAAGGCAAGAAATTTCACCGAATAGTGATGTACAACAGCCATCTCTATAATCTCCACGTGACTATTCCGGCAAAGGATAAACACATTTACCCTAAGAACTACATAGTAGGAGC
It encodes:
- the NUDT19 gene encoding acyl-coenzyme A diphosphatase NUDT19; amino-acid sequence: MSGPLRPGPSGWRLAATLVLAAGGTRPPAEGFRLLLLHRSANQGFLPGAHVFPGGVLDAADRAAEWRRLFAPHQGPPRFGLGPAPPRRAAFPVLPDARPDGDAAALPDDVAFRICAIREAFEEAGVLLLRPRGSAPDPAPGRALALPPGLAAWRDRVRRDPRRFLHLCAHLDCTPDIWALHDWSGWCTPFSRGASRRFDTAFFLCCLREPPPVCPDAAEVVGCQWLSPSEATQSFMSKEIWLAPPQFYELRRLENFASLSDLHKFCLDRSLEGPERWLPVTLVTADGMLQLLPGDELYLEDSDLLEKVLSTEKTTEEVMKEGKKFHRIVMYNSHLYNLHVTIPAKDKHIYPKNYIVGASRL